A single genomic interval of Juglans regia cultivar Chandler chromosome 1, Walnut 2.0, whole genome shotgun sequence harbors:
- the LOC109021873 gene encoding probable methyltransferase At1g27930, with amino-acid sequence MKNNHRRYVPEKSRLLAFLTAGAITAALLLIGFSRTSNNTTSFLCSMTATHVPTEESTEIPTTPTQLLAVLHYATSRVVPQQSFAEIKISFDVLQSLAPCNFLVFGLGHDSLMWDSLNPRGNTLFLEEDPKWVQTVLKSAPVLRASTVRYSTKLSEADNLLSTYKSEPDCSPASARLRDTSCRLALTMLPEEVYEKEWDLIMIDAPRGYFPEAPGRMAAIYSAAVMARARTRPGVTHVFLHDVNRKVEKVYAREFLCMKYKVNGVGRLWHFEIPPASNMTDFSRFC; translated from the coding sequence ATGAAGAATAATCATCGCCGTTACGTTCCCGAGAAGTCACGTCTCCTCGCCTTTCTCACGGCCGGCGCCATCACCGCCGCGCTGCTCCTAATAGGCTTCAGCCGAACGTCCAACAACACAACCTCCTTCCTCTGCTCCATGACCGCTACGCACGTCCCCACAGAGGAGTCCACCGAGATCCCCACGACGCCGACCCAGCTCCTCGCCGTCCTCCACTACGCCACTTCTCGCGTGGTCCCGCAGCAGTCGTTCGCCGAGATCAAGATCTCCTTCGACGTGCTCCAGTCCCTCGCGCCCTGCAACTTCCTCGTCTTCGGCCTCGGCCACGACTCGCTCATGTGGGACTCGCTCAACCCGCGTGGCAACACGCTGTTCCTCGAAGAGGACCCCAAGTGGGTCCAGACCGTTCTCAAGAGCGCCCCGGTCCTACGCGCCTCCACCGTCCGCTACAGCACGAAACTATCCGAGGCGGACAACCTCCTATCCACGTACAAATCAGAGCCTGACTGTTCCCCCGCCAGCGCTCGCCTCCGCGATACGAGTTGCAGGTTAGCTCTAACGATGCTGCCGGAAGAGGTGTACGAGAAGGAGTGGGACTTGATAATGATAGACGCGCCAAGAGGGTATTTCCCAGAGGCGCCGGGGAGGATGGCGGCAATTTACTCGGCGGCGGTGATGGCACGTGCTCGAACTCGGCCTGGGGTGACGCACGTGTTCCTACACGACGTGAATAGGAAGGTGGAGAAGGTATATGCAAGGGAGTTCTTGTGCATGAAGTATAAGGTCAACGGCGTGGGGAGGCTCTGGCACTTTGAGATCCCTCCGGCTTCTAACATGACCGATTTTAGCAGGTTTTGCTGA
- the LOC109005635 gene encoding protein transport protein Sec61 subunit gamma-like produces the protein MDAIDSVFDPLREFSKDSARLVKRCHKPDRKEFTKVAFRTAIGFVVMGFVGFFVKLIFIPINNIIVGSG, from the exons atggatgctATAGACTCAGTCTTCGACCCCCTCAGAGAATTCTCCAAGGATAGCGCCCGCCTCGTTAAGCGCTGCCACAAGCCCGATCGCAAAG AGTTTACAAAGGTTGCGTTCCGTACTGCGATTGGGTTCGTGGTGATGGGGTTCGTTGGGTTCTTTGTGAAGCTGATCTTCATCCCCATCAACAACATCATCGTTGGGTCCGGTTAA
- the LOC109005636 gene encoding peroxidase 55 — protein sequence MDAWRGLFLGLMAFMIMKGGEGQLVENFYSSNCPNVEAIVAQAVSTKFSQTFTTIPATLRLFFHDCFVEGCDASVMIASPNSDAEKDSEDNLSLAGDGFDTVIKAKQAVESSCPGIVSCADILAIAARDVVVLAGGPSFNVELGRRDGLISQASRVAGNLPEPDSHLNELNTIFARNNLSQIDMIALSGAHTLGFSHCDRFADRLYSSSTVDPTLDPDYAEQLKAACPRNVDPSIAIDMDPVTPRTFDNVYYQNLVAGKGLFTADQVLFTDSESQPTVVDFANNPGAFNGAFITAMRKLGRVGIKTGNVGEIRRDCTAFNS from the exons ATGGATGCATGGAGGGGCTTGTTTCTGGGATTAATGGCTTTTATGATTATGAAGGGTGGCGAGGGGCAGCTAGTGGAAAACTTCTATAGCTCGAACTGTCCAAACGTGGAGGCCATCGTGGCGCAGGCAGTATCTACAAAGTTTAGCCAGACGTTCACCACAATCCCGGCGACCCTGCGTCTATTTTTCCATGATTGCTTTGTTGAG GGATGCGATGCCTCGGTCATGATAGCATCGCCAAATTCTGATGCAGAAAAGGATTCAGAAGACAATCTTTCCCTAGCAGGAGACGGGTTTGACACTGTAATCAAGGCAAAGCAGGCAGTTGAATCATCATGCCCTGGCATCGTCTCATGTGCAGACATTTTAGCCATTGCTGCGAGGGATGTCGTGGTCCTG GCTGGAGGCCCTTCATTCAATGTAGAACTTGGACGTCGTGATGGCCTTATTTCGCAGGCATCTCGGGTTGCCGGTAATCTTCCAGAACCCGACTCTCATCTCAACGAGCTCAACACCATTTTTGCCAGAAACAATCTTAGCCAAATCGATATGATCGCGTTGTCCGGAGCCCACACTCTGGGCTTCTCACATTGCGACCGCTTTGCAGACCGCTTGTACTCTTCTTCTACTGTTGACCCTACGTTAGATCCCGACTATGCCGAACAGCTGAAAGCAGCCTGCCCTCGAAACGTAGACCCCAGCATTGCCATCGACATGGATCCTGTTACCCCACGAACTTTCGACAATGTATATTACCAAAATCTGGTTGCAGGAAAGGGCTTGTTTACTGCAGACCAGGTTCTCTTCACTGATTCTGAATCTCAGCCTACTGTTGTTGATTTTGCTAACAATCCTGGTGCTTTTAATGGAGCCTTCATCACGGCAATGAGGAAGCTTGGTAGAGTGGGGATTAAGACTGGTAACGTTGGAGAGATTAGGAGAGACTGCACGGCCTTCAATTCATGA